In one Halosimplex halophilum genomic region, the following are encoded:
- a CDS encoding NAD(P)-dependent alcohol dehydrogenase, whose product MRAARLHEYTEDMANGLTVEEIDRPEVSAGDDVVVEVEGAGWCQTDNHIIEGMWTDYVDQELPLTLGHENAGTVVEVGDDVRTVEPGDRVVCHPVQTCGVCRACREGETMYCENQAFNGLTVDGGFAEYLQTGERSVVPLPDGVDPADIAPHADAGITAYHAAKRAVADLNPGDTAVVVGVGGLGHIGLQCLDAMSAADIVAVDLKESARDLAEDLGARLTVDPTSEDVPAVVDDFTDGAGAEQVLDFVGADETTALAPDIVAAGGDHQIVGYGGHIHEPSQALVNGEFAYQGNIVGRFTELQELVALVERDEVDLHTSRYDLGEINTVAERLEHGEIDGRAVITP is encoded by the coding sequence ATGCGCGCTGCCAGACTCCACGAGTACACCGAGGACATGGCGAACGGGCTGACCGTCGAGGAGATCGACCGTCCCGAGGTGTCGGCGGGCGACGACGTGGTCGTCGAGGTCGAGGGCGCGGGCTGGTGCCAGACGGACAACCACATCATCGAGGGGATGTGGACCGATTACGTCGACCAAGAGCTCCCGCTGACGCTCGGCCACGAGAACGCCGGGACCGTCGTAGAGGTCGGCGACGACGTGCGGACGGTCGAACCCGGCGACCGGGTGGTCTGCCACCCCGTCCAGACCTGCGGGGTCTGCCGGGCCTGCCGCGAGGGCGAGACGATGTACTGCGAGAACCAGGCGTTCAACGGCCTCACGGTCGACGGCGGGTTCGCCGAGTACCTCCAGACCGGCGAGCGATCGGTCGTCCCGCTACCCGACGGGGTCGACCCCGCGGACATCGCGCCCCACGCCGACGCCGGGATCACCGCCTACCACGCCGCCAAGCGGGCCGTCGCCGACCTGAACCCCGGTGACACAGCGGTCGTGGTCGGCGTCGGCGGTCTCGGCCACATCGGCCTCCAGTGTCTCGACGCGATGTCCGCCGCCGACATCGTCGCCGTCGACCTCAAGGAGTCGGCCCGCGACCTCGCCGAGGACCTGGGCGCCCGCCTGACCGTCGACCCGACGAGCGAGGACGTGCCCGCGGTCGTCGACGACTTCACCGACGGCGCGGGCGCCGAGCAGGTGCTCGACTTCGTCGGCGCCGACGAGACGACCGCGCTCGCGCCCGACATCGTCGCCGCCGGCGGCGACCACCAGATCGTCGGCTACGGCGGCCACATCCACGAGCCCTCGCAGGCGCTCGTCAACGGCGAGTTCGCCTACCAGGGCAACATCGTCGGCCGGTTCACCGAACTGCAGGAGCTGGTCGCGCTGGTCGAGCGCGACGAGGTCGACCTCCACACCAGCCGCTACGACCTCGGCGAGATCAACACCGTCGCCGAACGGCTC
- a CDS encoding valine--tRNA ligase — protein sequence MSTDSDAGDADGPDAREDDGALPGEYEPDEVESKWQRRWVEEDTYAYDREAALDADTAFSIDTPPPTVSGDLHMGHLYQFTLQDFVARYHRMADPAVYFPFGYDDNGIASERLTERELGIRHQDFTRREFQEKCREVCTDYEAAFTDDVQSLAVSVDWDNTYKTIEPRVQRISQLSFIDLYEQGREYRQRAPTIWCPDCETAISQVEQEDEDKHTKFNDIHFDLVETGEGPADEDATFTISTTRPELLPACVSVFVHPDDEDNQHLVGGTARVPIFGQEVPIIEDERVDMETGSGIVMCCTFGDQTDIEWYQAHDLPLRIAIDESGTMTDLAGDYEGMSTEEAREAIIDDLDDAGALVESRNHEHTVQVHERCETEVEYLVTEQWYVEMLDKTDEYLAAGEEMDWYPEKMFTRYQHWIEGLEWDWCISRQRDSGIPIPVWYCDDCGETVMARKEDLPVDPLSDDPPVDSCPECGGSDFRPEEDVFDTWATSSLTPLVNAGWDWDADAEEFTMERPELYQFDLRPQGHDIISFWLFHTVVKCYEHTGEVPFESVMINGMVLDENREAMSKSKGNVIPPEEVTANFPVDAARYWAAGTSIGDDFPYKEGDLEAGERLLQKLWNASRLIDQLTGEPGSIERPADEDLAAVDRWMLAELDDAVASLTEQFEAYEFSKARNELRSFFWNSFCDDYLEIAKQRLDDADGGADARSTEYALLTAHQTFLKLFAPFLPHVTEELWQRLYADDGDGLDSIHTTDWPETRGYEADLAAGETAMEVIAALRRYKTDNGLALNADLDRVQVYGTIAGFEDAVAEAMHVAELETLDEAPEVTTEVTGVDLDYSLVGPEYGSEVGDIDAAIESGEFEEVDGKLHVAGVELDSEMYEIEEERTYSGEGEMIETESAVLIVG from the coding sequence ATGAGCACCGACAGCGACGCCGGGGACGCCGACGGCCCCGACGCTCGCGAGGACGACGGCGCGCTCCCCGGCGAGTACGAGCCCGACGAGGTCGAGTCGAAGTGGCAGCGCCGCTGGGTCGAGGAGGACACCTACGCCTACGACCGCGAGGCCGCCCTCGACGCCGACACGGCCTTCAGCATCGACACGCCGCCGCCGACCGTCTCGGGCGACCTCCACATGGGTCACCTCTACCAGTTCACGCTGCAGGACTTCGTCGCCCGCTACCACCGGATGGCCGACCCGGCCGTCTACTTCCCGTTCGGCTACGACGACAACGGCATCGCCTCCGAGCGGCTCACCGAGCGCGAACTGGGCATCCGCCACCAGGACTTCACCCGCCGGGAGTTCCAGGAGAAGTGCCGCGAGGTCTGTACCGACTACGAGGCCGCCTTCACCGACGACGTTCAGTCGCTCGCCGTCTCCGTCGACTGGGACAACACCTACAAGACCATCGAGCCGCGGGTCCAGCGCATCTCCCAGCTCTCCTTCATCGATCTGTACGAGCAGGGCCGGGAGTACCGCCAGCGCGCGCCGACCATCTGGTGCCCCGACTGCGAGACCGCCATCTCGCAGGTCGAACAGGAGGACGAGGACAAGCACACGAAGTTCAACGACATCCACTTCGACCTCGTCGAGACCGGCGAGGGGCCGGCCGACGAGGACGCGACGTTCACCATCTCGACGACCCGGCCGGAGCTGCTGCCGGCCTGCGTCTCCGTCTTCGTCCATCCCGACGACGAGGACAACCAGCACCTCGTCGGCGGCACCGCGCGGGTCCCCATCTTCGGCCAGGAGGTCCCCATCATCGAGGACGAGCGCGTCGACATGGAGACCGGCAGCGGCATCGTCATGTGCTGTACGTTCGGCGACCAGACCGACATCGAGTGGTACCAGGCCCACGACCTCCCCCTCAGGATCGCCATCGACGAGTCGGGCACGATGACCGACCTCGCCGGCGACTACGAGGGCATGTCCACCGAGGAGGCCCGCGAGGCGATCATCGACGACCTCGACGACGCGGGCGCGCTCGTCGAGAGCCGCAACCACGAGCACACCGTCCAGGTCCACGAGCGCTGCGAGACCGAGGTCGAGTACCTCGTCACCGAGCAGTGGTACGTCGAGATGCTCGACAAGACCGACGAGTACCTGGCGGCCGGCGAGGAGATGGACTGGTACCCCGAGAAGATGTTCACCAGGTACCAGCACTGGATCGAGGGCCTGGAGTGGGACTGGTGTATCTCCCGCCAGCGCGACTCCGGGATCCCGATCCCCGTCTGGTACTGCGACGACTGCGGCGAGACGGTCATGGCCCGCAAGGAGGACCTCCCCGTCGACCCCCTCTCGGACGACCCGCCGGTCGATAGCTGTCCGGAGTGCGGCGGCAGCGACTTCCGCCCCGAGGAGGACGTCTTCGACACCTGGGCCACCTCGTCGCTGACCCCGCTGGTCAACGCCGGCTGGGACTGGGACGCCGACGCCGAGGAGTTCACGATGGAGCGGCCGGAGCTCTACCAGTTCGACCTGCGGCCGCAGGGCCACGACATTATCTCCTTCTGGCTGTTCCACACCGTCGTCAAGTGCTACGAGCACACCGGCGAGGTCCCCTTCGAGAGCGTCATGATCAACGGGATGGTCTTGGACGAGAACCGCGAGGCCATGTCCAAGTCGAAGGGCAACGTGATCCCCCCGGAGGAGGTCACGGCGAACTTCCCGGTCGACGCCGCCCGCTACTGGGCCGCCGGCACCTCCATCGGCGACGACTTCCCCTACAAGGAGGGCGACCTGGAGGCCGGCGAGCGCCTGCTCCAGAAGCTCTGGAACGCCTCGCGGCTCATCGACCAGCTGACGGGCGAGCCCGGGAGCATCGAGCGGCCGGCCGACGAGGACCTGGCGGCCGTCGACCGCTGGATGCTCGCCGAGCTGGACGACGCCGTCGCCTCCCTGACCGAGCAGTTCGAGGCCTACGAGTTCTCGAAGGCCCGCAACGAGCTGCGGTCGTTCTTCTGGAACAGCTTCTGCGACGACTACCTGGAGATCGCGAAACAGCGACTGGACGACGCCGACGGCGGCGCGGACGCCCGCTCGACGGAGTACGCGCTGCTGACGGCCCACCAAACCTTCCTGAAGCTGTTCGCTCCCTTCCTCCCGCACGTCACGGAGGAACTGTGGCAGCGCCTCTACGCGGACGACGGCGACGGGCTGGACTCCATCCACACGACGGACTGGCCGGAGACGCGGGGCTACGAGGCCGACCTGGCGGCCGGCGAGACGGCGATGGAGGTCATCGCCGCGCTGCGCCGCTACAAGACCGACAACGGGCTGGCGCTCAACGCCGACCTCGACCGCGTCCAGGTCTACGGCACGATTGCGGGCTTCGAGGACGCCGTCGCCGAGGCGATGCACGTCGCCGAGCTTGAGACGCTCGACGAGGCGCCCGAGGTCACCACCGAGGTCACCGGCGTCGATCTGGACTACTCGCTTGTCGGCCCCGAGTACGGCAGCGAGGTCGGCGACATCGACGCCGCCATCGAGAGTGGTGAGTTCGAGGAAGTCGACGGGAAACTCCACGTCGCCGGCGTCGAACTCGACAGCGAGATGTACGAGATCGAGGAAGAGCGGACGTATTCGGGCGAGGGCGAGATGATCGAGACCGAGTCGGCGGTCCTCATCGTCGGCTGA
- the sfsA gene encoding DNA/RNA nuclease SfsA, with product MTEPLLTRDGDPVIGEFVDRVNRFVVRVDFGDEGRVTGVGDAYLGDPGKLRNILVPGHEIMCEPVDDPERATDYDAVAARVGDTWVSLRAALANDLFAAALHGGHLPAFDWAETVVREPELPDHGRGDFRLESADGERVAYVEVKSTTHVDEGVAKFPDRPTERGRRHLESLRSLVEDGTEAHLVFVVQRPDVRRWEPFREVDPEFADLLGDVVESGVDVRALTTAFQPPRYRLRETDLPVKID from the coding sequence ATGACCGAGCCGCTCCTGACGCGCGACGGCGATCCAGTGATCGGGGAGTTCGTCGATCGGGTCAACCGCTTCGTGGTCCGCGTCGACTTCGGCGACGAGGGGAGAGTCACCGGCGTCGGCGACGCGTACCTCGGCGACCCCGGAAAGCTCCGGAACATCCTCGTCCCCGGCCACGAGATCATGTGCGAGCCCGTCGACGACCCCGAGCGGGCGACCGACTACGACGCCGTCGCGGCCCGCGTCGGCGACACCTGGGTCAGCCTCCGCGCGGCGCTGGCCAACGACCTGTTCGCCGCGGCGCTGCACGGCGGCCACCTCCCGGCGTTCGACTGGGCCGAGACCGTCGTCCGCGAGCCCGAACTGCCGGACCACGGCCGGGGTGACTTCCGGCTTGAGTCGGCGGACGGCGAGCGCGTCGCCTACGTCGAGGTGAAGTCGACGACGCACGTGGACGAGGGGGTGGCGAAGTTCCCCGACCGGCCCACGGAGCGGGGCCGTCGGCATCTGGAGAGCCTACGGTCGCTTGTCGAGGACGGGACCGAGGCGCATCTGGTCTTCGTCGTCCAGCGGCCCGACGTGCGTCGGTGGGAGCCGTTCCGCGAGGTCGACCCCGAGTTCGCGGATTTGCTTGGGGATGTAGTGGAGTCGGGCGTCGACGTGCGGGCGCTGACCACCGCGTTCCAACCGCCGCGGTACCGGCTCCGGGAGACGGATCTGCCGGTGAAAATCGACTGA